A genomic window from Prunus persica cultivar Lovell chromosome G2, Prunus_persica_NCBIv2, whole genome shotgun sequence includes:
- the LOC18785016 gene encoding probable xyloglucan endotransglucosylase/hydrolase protein 27, giving the protein MADPALHPETPTHHQTQPLKQIAIDYTPEACTHCPDANTITLTYDHRGGARWRTTTRFLYGTFSSLIQCPRGNTSGLNFNIYLSSLEGDKSQDEIDFEFLGKDRTIVQTNYYTGGTGNKEEFHDLGFDCSDGFHLYVIKWGQDLIEWLVDGKLVRVERKKGEAFPHKPMYLYASVWDASYIEEGRWTGKYIGCDAPYVCLYKDIHVPVGSAVEG; this is encoded by the coding sequence ATGGCAGACCCAGCGCTACACCCAGAGACCCCAACCCACCACCAAACCCAACCCCTCAAGCAAATCGCCATAGACTACACCCCGGAGGCCTGTACACACTGCCCAGACGCCAACACCATCACCCTCACCTACGACCACCGCGGCGGTGCACGGTGGCGCACCACCACAAGGTTCCTCTACGGCACCTTCAGCTCCCTCATTCAGTGCCCACGTGGCAACACCAGCGGCCTCAACTTCAACATCTACCTCTCGTCCCTGGAAGGTGACAAGTCACAGGACGAGATTGACTTCGAGTTTTTGGGCAAGGACAGGACAATTGTGCAGACTAACTATTACACTGGCGGCACAGGTAACAAAGAGGAGTTTCATGATCTGGGTTTTGATTGTTCTGATGGGTTTCATTTGTATGTGATCAAATGGGGTCAGGATTTGATTGAGTGGTTGGTTGATGGGAAATTGGTGAGGGTAGAGAGGAAAAAGGGTGAGGCTTTTCCTCACAAGCCTATGTATTTGTATGCTTCTGTTTGGGATGCTAGTTATATTGAGGAGGGGAGGTGGACTGGCAAGTACATTGGGTGTGATGCGCCTTATGTTTGCCTCTATAAGGACATTCATGTTCCTGTTGGAAGTGCTGTGGAGGGTTAA
- the LOC18786392 gene encoding serine/arginine-rich splicing factor RS41 isoform X1, whose product MRPIFCGNLDFDARQGDVERLFRRYGKVERVDVKSGFAFVYMDDERDAEYAIRRLDRTEFGRKGRRLRIEWTKHERGIRKPVDSRRPSANTKPSKTLFVINFDPIHTRTRDLERHFDPYGKIVNIRIRRNFAFIQYESQEDATKALEATNSSKFMDRVISVEYAVRDDDDRRNGHSPDRRGRDMSPERRSNDRGRSPSPYRRDRASPDYGHGSRISSRSDPRRSPDYERAESPINDRSRPSSRPEPRRSPSYERAASPVNDRSRPSSRREPRRSPSYERDASPVNDRSRPSSKPEPRRSPSYERAASPVNDRYRSRSPPPRERSRS is encoded by the exons ATGAGGCCAATATTTTGCGGCAACTTGGATTTTGATGCAAGGCAAGGGGATGTTGAGCGGCTTTTCAGGAGATATGGGAAAGTTGAGAGGGTGGATGTTAAGTCTG GATTTGCTTTTGTCTATATGGATGATGAACGAGACGCTGAGTATGCAATTCGGAGACTTGACAGGACAGAATTTGGTAGGAAGGGACGCCGACTTCGTATTGAGTGGACCAAG CATGAAAGAGGGATTAGGAAACCTGTTGATTCAAGAAGACCTTCAGCGAACACAAAGCCCTCGAAAACCTTGTTTGTtatcaattttgatccaaTCCATACCAGGACAAGGGATCTGGAGAGGCACTTTGATCCATACGGAAAAATAGTGAACATAAGGATTAGAAGGAATTTTGCATTCATTCAATATGAATCACAGGAAGATGCTACCAAAGCATTGGAAGCAACAAATTCAAG CAAGTTCATGGACAGGGTTATTTCCGTGGAATATGCTGTtcgtgatgatgatgatagaAGAAATGGACACAGTCCTGATAGAAGGGGCCGTGACATGTCTCCTGAAAGAAGAAGCAATGATCGTGGGCGATCTCCAAGTCCATACCGCAGAGATAGGGCTAGCCCTGATTATGGCCATGGCTCCCGTATAAGTTCTAGATCTGATCCAAGAAGAAGTCCTGATTATGAGAGAGCTGAAAGCCCAATCAATGATAGATCCCGTCCTAGTTCTAGACCTGAACCAAGGAGGAGTCCCAGTTATGAGAGGGCTGCTAGCCCAGTCAATGATAGATCCCGTCCAAGTTCTAGACGTGAACCAAGAAGAAGTCCCAGTTATGAGAGAGATGCAAGCCCAGTCAATGATAGATCCCGTCCAAGTTCTAAACCTGAACCAAGAAGAAGTCCCAGTTATGAGAGAGCTGCAAGCCCAGTTAATGATAGATACCGCAG CCGTTCACCCCCACCGCGGGAAAGATCCCGTTCCTGA
- the LOC18786392 gene encoding serine/arginine-rich splicing factor RS41 isoform X2: MMISQPLAGFAFVYMDDERDAEYAIRRLDRTEFGRKGRRLRIEWTKHERGIRKPVDSRRPSANTKPSKTLFVINFDPIHTRTRDLERHFDPYGKIVNIRIRRNFAFIQYESQEDATKALEATNSSKFMDRVISVEYAVRDDDDRRNGHSPDRRGRDMSPERRSNDRGRSPSPYRRDRASPDYGHGSRISSRSDPRRSPDYERAESPINDRSRPSSRPEPRRSPSYERAASPVNDRSRPSSRREPRRSPSYERDASPVNDRSRPSSKPEPRRSPSYERAASPVNDRYRSRSPPPRERSRS; this comes from the exons ATGATGATATCGCAGCCACTGGCAG GATTTGCTTTTGTCTATATGGATGATGAACGAGACGCTGAGTATGCAATTCGGAGACTTGACAGGACAGAATTTGGTAGGAAGGGACGCCGACTTCGTATTGAGTGGACCAAG CATGAAAGAGGGATTAGGAAACCTGTTGATTCAAGAAGACCTTCAGCGAACACAAAGCCCTCGAAAACCTTGTTTGTtatcaattttgatccaaTCCATACCAGGACAAGGGATCTGGAGAGGCACTTTGATCCATACGGAAAAATAGTGAACATAAGGATTAGAAGGAATTTTGCATTCATTCAATATGAATCACAGGAAGATGCTACCAAAGCATTGGAAGCAACAAATTCAAG CAAGTTCATGGACAGGGTTATTTCCGTGGAATATGCTGTtcgtgatgatgatgatagaAGAAATGGACACAGTCCTGATAGAAGGGGCCGTGACATGTCTCCTGAAAGAAGAAGCAATGATCGTGGGCGATCTCCAAGTCCATACCGCAGAGATAGGGCTAGCCCTGATTATGGCCATGGCTCCCGTATAAGTTCTAGATCTGATCCAAGAAGAAGTCCTGATTATGAGAGAGCTGAAAGCCCAATCAATGATAGATCCCGTCCTAGTTCTAGACCTGAACCAAGGAGGAGTCCCAGTTATGAGAGGGCTGCTAGCCCAGTCAATGATAGATCCCGTCCAAGTTCTAGACGTGAACCAAGAAGAAGTCCCAGTTATGAGAGAGATGCAAGCCCAGTCAATGATAGATCCCGTCCAAGTTCTAAACCTGAACCAAGAAGAAGTCCCAGTTATGAGAGAGCTGCAAGCCCAGTTAATGATAGATACCGCAG CCGTTCACCCCCACCGCGGGAAAGATCCCGTTCCTGA